The Paraburkholderia sp. SOS3 genome includes a region encoding these proteins:
- the rsmI gene encoding 16S rRNA (cytidine(1402)-2'-O)-methyltransferase, which produces MTSLSELAQQQHYPQGALYVVATPIGNSADITLRALHVLGLADRIAAEDTRNTGQLLARYGISKPLMAVHQHNERAAGLRIVEHLQAGERVAYVSDAGTPGISDPGAKLVDAVREANLPIVPLPGASALATALSAAGDWVATFSFLGFLPSKTKQRAAQLQQLAAHPHAMVFYEAPHRIVETVDALADAFGGARRLLIARELTKLHETLHGCTLAEGPAWLAEDANRQRGEFVLVVEGAAPQAAGENEHDTLLGILLEEVSVSSAAKMAAAITGAPRNALYARALQLKKD; this is translated from the coding sequence ATGACCTCTCTCTCCGAACTCGCGCAACAGCAGCACTATCCGCAGGGCGCGCTATACGTGGTCGCCACGCCGATCGGCAACAGCGCCGACATCACGCTGCGCGCGCTCCACGTGCTCGGACTCGCCGATCGCATCGCCGCGGAAGACACGCGCAACACCGGTCAACTGCTCGCGCGCTACGGCATTTCGAAACCGTTGATGGCCGTGCATCAGCACAACGAGCGCGCCGCAGGCTTGCGCATCGTCGAACATCTGCAAGCGGGCGAGCGCGTGGCATATGTGTCGGACGCGGGCACGCCCGGCATCTCGGACCCGGGCGCGAAGCTCGTCGATGCCGTGCGCGAAGCGAACCTGCCGATCGTGCCGCTGCCTGGCGCAAGCGCGCTCGCGACCGCACTCAGCGCGGCCGGCGACTGGGTCGCGACGTTCTCGTTTCTCGGCTTCCTGCCGTCGAAAACAAAGCAACGCGCGGCGCAGCTTCAGCAATTGGCCGCGCACCCGCATGCGATGGTGTTTTACGAAGCGCCGCATCGAATCGTCGAAACCGTCGACGCACTGGCCGATGCATTCGGCGGCGCGCGACGTCTGCTGATTGCACGCGAGCTGACGAAGTTACATGAGACGCTGCACGGTTGCACCCTGGCCGAAGGGCCAGCATGGCTCGCGGAAGACGCGAACCGTCAACGCGGCGAATTCGTGCTCGTGGTGGAAGGCGCCGCGCCGCAAGCGGCAGGCGAAAATGAACACGACACGCTGCTCGGCATCTTGCTCGAAGAGGTATCGGTGAGCAGTGCGGCAAAGATGGCGGCCGCCATTACGGGCGCACCGCGTAACGCGCTATACGCGCGCGCGCTGCAGCTCAAAAAAGACTGA
- a CDS encoding YraN family protein, whose protein sequence is MRLKTQTDGRSTPLCHHADGGKAAATRAGAKRIARSNATTASVGAKFEAHALAYLQRQRLRFVARNVVCRGGEIDLVMRDRDGTLVFVEVRARARTRYGGASASVGRHKRERLVRAAQFYLARHPHEAAACRFDVVAFEAGRLVWLRDAFRADDS, encoded by the coding sequence ATGAGACTGAAGACGCAGACTGACGGAAGGAGCACGCCATTGTGCCACCACGCCGATGGCGGGAAGGCGGCGGCCACGCGCGCGGGCGCCAAACGCATCGCGCGATCGAACGCGACCACGGCGAGCGTCGGCGCGAAGTTCGAAGCGCACGCGCTTGCCTATCTGCAGCGGCAGCGCTTGCGCTTTGTCGCGCGCAACGTGGTGTGCCGCGGCGGCGAGATCGATCTCGTGATGCGCGACAGGGACGGCACGCTGGTGTTCGTCGAAGTGAGGGCGCGCGCCCGGACGCGCTACGGCGGCGCGTCCGCGAGTGTCGGCCGGCATAAGCGCGAGCGGCTCGTGCGTGCCGCGCAGTTCTACCTCGCGCGGCATCCGCACGAAGCTGCCGCGTGCCGTTTCGACGTGGTCGCGTTCGAAGCGGGGCGTCTTGTCTGGTTGCGCGATGCGTTTCGCGCAGACGATAGCTGA
- a CDS encoding c-type cytochrome: MQRAVVVSVKTGARAVVAGSTLMVLTAAGAAHAAETPRGLQIAQRNACLGCHAIDRKLVGPSFQQVASRYKGNTQAQTMLEHKVKDGGSGVWGAIPMPAHPAMSDDDIRTVVDWVLAGAPLK; the protein is encoded by the coding sequence ATGCAGCGTGCGGTGGTCGTGAGTGTGAAGACTGGGGCGCGTGCTGTAGTTGCTGGGTCGACGCTGATGGTGTTGACGGCGGCGGGCGCGGCGCACGCGGCTGAAACGCCGCGCGGTCTGCAGATCGCGCAGCGCAATGCATGCCTTGGCTGCCACGCGATCGATCGTAAGCTCGTCGGTCCGTCGTTCCAGCAGGTTGCGAGCCGCTACAAAGGCAACACGCAGGCGCAAACGATGCTCGAACATAAGGTGAAAGACGGCGGCTCCGGCGTGTGGGGGGCGATTCCAATGCCCGCCCATCCGGCGATGAGCGATGACGATATTCGTACCGTCGTCGATTGGGTGCTGGCCGGGGCTCCTTTGAAATGA
- a CDS encoding BON domain-containing protein encodes MSAYRVKSTLVRTTLVVGLVAGLAATLQGCVLAVGAAAGGGALVATDRRTLGAQTEDREIQVKAISQINDALGDGSHVNVAVFNRRVLLTGEVPDEASKQKAATIVRGINNVHALVNELTIGQPIDFSARTNDTYLEGRVKTALIAEKDLSANNFKVVAEGGAVYLMGLVTPDEGAQGANVASRVPGVSQVVKVFQYIEPSEAVAAAAAAASAPSASSPEAAAAPEGVTTGAVPDASVTSKPLDQQPPAPVSNSNVQPGSSQVVK; translated from the coding sequence ATGAGCGCATATCGCGTGAAAAGTACGCTTGTGAGGACCACGCTCGTGGTGGGGCTGGTTGCGGGCCTTGCCGCGACGCTGCAAGGCTGCGTGCTGGCAGTCGGGGCCGCCGCGGGCGGCGGCGCGCTCGTCGCGACGGACCGGCGCACGCTGGGCGCGCAGACCGAAGACCGCGAAATCCAGGTGAAGGCGATCTCGCAGATCAATGACGCTCTCGGCGACGGGTCGCACGTCAACGTGGCGGTCTTCAACCGGCGCGTGCTGCTGACCGGCGAAGTGCCTGACGAAGCATCGAAGCAGAAGGCGGCGACGATCGTGCGCGGCATCAATAACGTGCATGCGCTCGTCAACGAGCTGACCATCGGCCAGCCCATCGATTTCTCTGCGCGCACGAACGATACGTATCTCGAAGGGCGCGTGAAGACTGCGCTGATCGCCGAGAAGGATCTGTCGGCGAACAATTTCAAGGTGGTGGCGGAGGGCGGGGCGGTCTATCTGATGGGCCTCGTGACGCCGGACGAAGGCGCGCAGGGTGCGAATGTCGCGAGCCGCGTGCCGGGGGTGAGCCAGGTCGTCAAGGTGTTCCAGTACATCGAGCCTTCGGAAGCGGTGGCTGCGGCGGCCGCGGCGGCATCGGCGCCGAGCGCGTCGTCGCCCGAGGCGGCGGCAGCGCCCGAGGGCGTGACGACGGGGGCGGTGCCCGATGCGTCGGTGACGTCGAAGCCGCTTGATCAGCAGCCGCCGGCGCCGGTGTCGAATTCGAATGTGCAGCCGGGTAGTTCGCAGGTGGTGAAGTGA
- a CDS encoding phosphoheptose isomerase translates to MSVERIQQHFRDSAAVNLAAVDTLALPIAAAVDTMFGALANGNRILACGNGGSAAAAQHFAAGLIGRFERERPGVPAVALTTDTSVLTALASNYAYDEIFARQIRALGQPGDVLLAITTSGNPANVLAAIDAAHEREMVVVALTGSGGGNANGVLTDIDISICVPSEQTARIQEVHLLTIHCLCDGIDAMLLGEE, encoded by the coding sequence ATGTCAGTCGAACGTATTCAACAGCACTTCCGCGACAGCGCGGCAGTGAACCTTGCCGCGGTGGACACCCTCGCGCTGCCGATTGCCGCCGCGGTCGACACGATGTTCGGCGCGCTTGCGAACGGCAATCGTATTCTCGCGTGCGGCAACGGCGGCTCGGCCGCTGCTGCTCAGCATTTCGCGGCCGGACTGATCGGCCGCTTCGAACGCGAACGGCCGGGAGTTCCGGCCGTTGCGTTGACAACCGACACATCGGTGCTCACGGCGCTCGCCAGCAATTACGCGTACGACGAGATCTTCGCGCGGCAGATTCGCGCGCTCGGCCAGCCCGGCGACGTGCTGCTCGCGATCACGACGTCCGGCAATCCGGCCAACGTGCTCGCGGCGATCGACGCCGCGCACGAGCGGGAGATGGTCGTGGTCGCGTTGACGGGCAGCGGCGGCGGGAACGCGAACGGCGTGCTGACCGACATCGATATCTCAATCTGCGTGCCGTCGGAACAGACCGCGCGCATTCAGGAAGTGCATCTGCTGACCATCCACTGTCTGTGCGACGGCATCGATGCGATGTTGCTGGGCGAAGAATGA